Sequence from the Candidatus Eisenbacteria bacterium genome:
GCGGCGCCACGACAAGGAACGGAAGCGGTCCGCTCAAACGGCGGCGGGGATGAAGGGCAGGGGCTTCCGCGTCGGCTTGGGGTGCGCGCCGTTGTTCGACTCGAGCGCCTCGAGCGCGATGTCCCATGTGAACGTGGAGCGTGCCCAAGCCCGACCCCGCTGCCCTAGCGCCGCGGCGTCGGCGGGATCGCGAATCAACTGCACGATCTGGGCGGCGAGGGCCTCGGGCTCTATCGCAATGCGCAAGACGTCGTCTGGGACCGGCTCGAGACCGAGCCGCACTGGGGGCGTGGAAACGACCGGAATTCCGCTCGCCAGCGCCTGAATCACCTTGGTCTGGAGGCCGGCGGCGAACCGGTGCGGAGCGACGAAGACCGTGGCCGTCATGAGCACGTCCTCGAGGCGCGGCGCATACCCGATGATCCTCACCCCGTCGCCCCTCGCCCACGCTCCGAGGGAACCGGAGCTCCTCCCCACGATGTCGAGAGTCGCTTCGGGGACCGCTGCCCTCACTCGTGGAAACACATCCTGCACCAGGAAACGCACCGCGTCCCGGTTGTGGAACACCTCGTGAAAGCCGAGGAAGAGAAGCCGAGCGGCATCCCGCGGTCCGTTGGGATGAAACGGCTCGGGACCCAGGCCCATGGGGACGACGCGGATCCGCGCGTCTGGGGCGAGGCCTACGAGGTTCGCGCGCTCCGCCTCGCTGATGACCCAGCATTCGTCGAAGCGGGGCGCGATCGCGGCCTCGAATCGTTCGATTCGCCTCATCTCCTCACGATAGAGCCAGAGA
This genomic interval carries:
- a CDS encoding glycosyltransferase, with protein sequence MRIFTARRRERECEACHWLPRRRSLSRPDSCYTAAMRVVFLTSRMPFPPEGGDRFRVFHFLRTASEAGHEVHLVTFDRSVPEPSAIAPLERLLASIRIVPLPKLLSTLRSAKALPTGEPLQAAYYRSRRMREQVGETLRRVRPDVVYTHLFRMAPYAMERMKEHRTRWILDLTDVISAGIARSLPFRRGPDLWLYREEMRRIERFEAAIAPRFDECWVISEAERANLVGLAPDARIRVVPMGLGPEPFHPNGPRDAARLLFLGFHEVFHNRDAVRFLVQDVFPRVRAAVPEATLDIVGRSSGSLGAWARGDGVRIIGYAPRLEDVLMTATVFVAPHRFAAGLQTKVIQALASGIPVVSTPPVRLGLEPVPDDVLRIAIEPEALAAQIVQLIRDPADAAALGQRGRAWARSTFTWDIALEALESNNGAHPKPTRKPLPFIPAAV